In Candidatus Poribacteria bacterium, the genomic window TCAGAGAGAGATCGGTCGTGAGCATCATGGGGGCGTGCTTCTTTGAGGCATCGTGAGCATCTGGGACGGTGCCTTGTGCAGCTTCATCTTTGGGAGTCCACTGCCATGCCCCGCCGGGGCCTTTTATCAGTTCCCAGTCGTAGTTGAAGAGATTTTCAAAGAAGTTATTGTCCCACTGGATCGGTGCGACGGTCCAGGCACCTTCCAACCCACTGGTGATTGTGTCGCTGCCCTTGCCGCTACCGTAACTGTTCTTCCAACCGAGTCCTTGTTCTTCAAGGTCGGCACCTTCGGGTTCGGGGCCAACGTACTCGTCGGCATCCGCAGCCCCATGGGTTTTGCCGAATGTGTGTCCGCCAGCGATGAGTGCGACCGTCTCCTCATCGTTCATTGCCATGCGACGGAACGTCTCTTTAATGTCTCTTGCTGCAGCAACCGGATCCGGGTTCCCGTTCGGTCCCTGTGGATTCACATAGATTAAACCCATCTGGACGGCACCGAGCGGATTCTCCAGTTCCCTGTCCCCAGTATAACGTTCATCACCAAGCCATGTGGTCTCGGAGCCCCAATAGATGTCTTCTTCGGGTTCCCAGACATCCTCTCGCCCGCCGGCGAACCCAAGCGTCTTGAAACCCATGGATTCGAGAGCGCAATTCCCTGCGAAGATTATCAGATCCGCCATCGAGAGTTTCCGACCGTACTTCTGCTTGACGGGCCAGAGCAACCGGACAGCCTTATCAAGGCTGGCATTGTCGGGCCAACTGTTGAGGGGTGCAAAGCGGAGCGTGCCGGAGGCACCCCCTCCGCGCCCGTCCCCGATGCGGTATGTGCCAGCACTGTGCCACGCCATCCGAATGAAGAGCGGTCCATAGTGTCCGTAGTCGGCGGGCCACCACTCCTGTGATGTCGTCATTACTTTTTCGATGTCCCGCTGCACTTCCGCCAGGTCGAGTGTATTGAACGCCTCAGCGTAGTTGAAATCCTCGCCCATAGGATTGGCAGAGGGCGGGTTCTGGTGGAGCATCTTCAGGTTCAACTGATTCGGCCACCATTGTTGGTTTGCTATGGTGCCCTGTGCCTGAGCGTGGTGCATCACTGGGCACTTACTTTCGTTGCTCATATTTCCTCCAATTGTGTTCTACATTTTTCCAAAGTTATTCTTTGCCGTATTCTTTCTTTAAAAACCTATTTAAGCAAGTTTCAATATTAAATTTGCACATTTCCCATCAATGTCGGGCGGGGAAACCCCGCCCCTACGGGGTCCGCACTTATCGGAAAATCGGAAATTATTATTTAATATTGCTTAAAAAATCCAAATGGATCTCTGAAAGTTGCATTAATCATGCCATAATTTCCGACCAAAGTCAAATCTTTTTAACATTTTGTTCCTTTCCAAAAGGGCGAATTCTTCTTCCGTGATTCAAATTGGGAGAATATAGCGATCAGGAAGCATTTCTACAAAAGGACTGAATGCGTTTGGAAGCAGTATAGATAAGAATGTGCAGAATTTCGGTGGATGTGATATAATAGAGAGAGATTTAAGACAATTACGGAGGTTGTGTGTCCCACTTTGTGTACTATGGATTATCTATGTAGATGGCTATCAATGCTACTTCTCTTTTCTATCGGTGTTGGTGTCCATGCCGAGACTGAAGCACTTCAAGCAGAAGCATACCGGACTTACGAGAGCGTTGAGATTGACGGTGAACTGACAGAATCCGATTGGCAGAATGCAACGCCTATCCGTCAATTTATTCAATTTGAACCCGATGCGGGTGCCTCTTTAACAGAAGCAACAGAGGTTCGGATTCTCTACGATGAAAGACACATCTATTTCGGTTTTGTCTGCAGCGAACCCGACCGCTCCAAGATTGTTGCCAACAAGATGCGACGCGACGCGATGATGTGGGACCAAGACAATGTCTTTGTCCTATTGGATACCTATAACGATAGGCGGAGCGGCTTCTTCTTCAGAGTCAATCCGCTGGGAGCGCGGGAAGATGTCGCGCTCATGGACAGCGGCGACAGTCGAAACGAGAACTGGAATGCGGTTTGGGACGCTCGCGCGAAAATTAACGGCGATAATTGGACAACAGAAATTGCGATTCCGTTTAGCCAATTGAGGTTTAAGGACGAAGAAACGTTAACATGGGGTTTGAATCTTGGACGCACTATCCAAAAGAATCAGGAAGAGGGGACATGGGCACCCGTGCCAGCAGCATATACATTTTTGGCGCGCTATCGGACGACGAATTTAGGCACACTCACCGGTTTATCTGGCATCTCACAACGACGCAACATCGAGTTTCTACCGTATCTCCTCCCGGGTGTCGCTCGGACAGAAGAAGGGACAGTGGGTGTGCTTGACTTCGGGGCAGATATGAAGGTGAGCGTCACTTCAAATCTGACCGCCGATCTCACCGTTAATACAGACTTTGCACAAGTCGAAGCGGATCGGGAACAAGCGAATTTAACACGGTTTAGCCTCTTTTTTCCAGAAAAACGCCAATTTTTCTTGGAAGGTGCGGGCTTGTTGGATTTCGGTATTCCACGTACGAGTTTCAATGCGCCGCCACCGCTCCTACTTTTTTATAGTCGTCGCATCGGTATCGAAGCAGGACACGCCATCCCGATTCTGGCGGGTGGAAAGGTTACGGGTAAAGTGGGCGGCTTCGGCGTGGGGTTACTGAATGTCCTCACGGATAAGTATGCAGCAGATGCTACGGAGGATGCAGAGGCAGTTAACGTTGATAGGACGAACTACTCCGTGTTGCGGATCAAGCGCGATCTTTTCACCGGGTCAAGTCTCGGTATGATTGCAATCAACAAGCAAGGACCTGAGGCACACAATCGAGCAACCGGCGTTGATTTTATCTATCGCCCGACTGGCGAGATGAATTTTCGTGGACTCTGGGCACGTACTTTTGATCCGGACGGCATGCAAAACGATCCCGTCAACACACAAGAGCGATCCGCAAACACGAACGCGTTGTACTTCGGTGGTAATTGGCAGAGTAGCGTCGCACGAGTGAACGCTTCCTATACGGACATCGGTGAGGATTTTAACCCTGAAGTCGGTTACGTGTATCGCACTGGGTCACGTTGGTTCCGAGGCGAACTCCGCGGCACCCCATATCTTCATTGGTACGGTCTCCGCCGGATGTGGATCGGGCCGGAGCTCGATATTGTCCTGAATTCAGAGAATCAATTAGAGACGCGAACTTTTATTTGGAGCACGTGGCTTGAATTGGAAACGAACGGCTGGGGTGGCATCCGAATTTACCGAAATTTCGAGAACCTCATCGACGACTTTGAAATTCGAGAAGGGATTACTATTCCAAGAGGCAAGTACAGTTACAATAACTATAGTCTCATGCTCAACGCTGAAGGCAAGGTCTT contains:
- a CDS encoding catalase-peroxidase (has catalase and peroxidase activities) codes for the protein MHHAQAQGTIANQQWWPNQLNLKMLHQNPPSANPMGEDFNYAEAFNTLDLAEVQRDIEKVMTTSQEWWPADYGHYGPLFIRMAWHSAGTYRIGDGRGGGASGTLRFAPLNSWPDNASLDKAVRLLWPVKQKYGRKLSMADLIIFAGNCALESMGFKTLGFAGGREDVWEPEEDIYWGSETTWLGDERYTGDRELENPLGAVQMGLIYVNPQGPNGNPDPVAAARDIKETFRRMAMNDEETVALIAGGHTFGKTHGAADADEYVGPEPEGADLEEQGLGWKNSYGSGKGSDTITSGLEGAWTVAPIQWDNNFFENLFNYDWELIKGPGGAWQWTPKDEAAQGTVPDAHDASKKHAPMMLTTDLSLKADPVYEKISRRFYENPDAFADAFAKAWYKLTHRDMGPRTRCLGPWVPAEPQLWQDPVPDVDHELID
- a CDS encoding DUF5916 domain-containing protein, whose amino-acid sequence is MLLLFSIGVGVHAETEALQAEAYRTYESVEIDGELTESDWQNATPIRQFIQFEPDAGASLTEATEVRILYDERHIYFGFVCSEPDRSKIVANKMRRDAMMWDQDNVFVLLDTYNDRRSGFFFRVNPLGAREDVALMDSGDSRNENWNAVWDARAKINGDNWTTEIAIPFSQLRFKDEETLTWGLNLGRTIQKNQEEGTWAPVPAAYTFLARYRTTNLGTLTGLSGISQRRNIEFLPYLLPGVARTEEGTVGVLDFGADMKVSVTSNLTADLTVNTDFAQVEADREQANLTRFSLFFPEKRQFFLEGAGLLDFGIPRTSFNAPPPLLLFYSRRIGIEAGHAIPILAGGKVTGKVGGFGVGLLNVLTDKYAADATEDAEAVNVDRTNYSVLRIKRDLFTGSSLGMIAINKQGPEAHNRATGVDFIYRPTGEMNFRGLWARTFDPDGMQNDPVNTQERSANTNALYFGGNWQSSVARVNASYTDIGEDFNPEVGYVYRTGSRWFRGELRGTPYLHWYGLRRMWIGPELDIVLNSENQLETRTFIWSTWLELETNGWGGIRIYRNFENLIDDFEIREGITIPRGKYSYNNYSLMLNAEGKVFNGRFGFNVGDFYNGTRRGFDLRLDLRFGGRFSLEPRYEFNRVTLPQDGKPDKQVSFDTNVFGGRVVYSFSTDLFTKFYVQWNSDRNLVTTNFLVNYIYRPGSDFYFVFNQTYGTDSITSGLLDTTVVGKVTYWWNP